One window of Streptomyces sp. SUK 48 genomic DNA carries:
- a CDS encoding saccharopine dehydrogenase NADP-binding domain-containing protein — translation MNGQDRPYDVVLYGATGFVGTLTAEYLAAHAPQGLRWAIAGRDEMKLRRLRDRLPAGADIGVLRADASGPAGLRELAGRARVVATTVGPYLRHGEELVAACADAGTDYLDLTGEPEFVDLMYVRHDARARETGARLVHACGFDSVPHDLGVYFTVKHLPEGVPLRVDGYVTADAAFSGGTLASALDQFARGRSMLAAARDRARHEPRGYGRRVSAPAGAPRFAREVGAWALPLPTIDPRIVSRSARALDRYGPDFRYRHFAAVRRLPIALGGAAAVGATVAAAQLPPVRHWLSGRLAPGEGPSAEKRAGSWFRVRFVGEGGGRRVYTEVAGGDPGYDETAKMFAEAALCLALDDLPTTSGQVTTAQAMGDALTERLRAAGITFRVAAER, via the coding sequence ATGAACGGACAGGACCGTCCCTACGACGTGGTGCTCTACGGGGCGACGGGCTTCGTCGGCACCCTGACGGCGGAGTATCTGGCGGCGCACGCGCCGCAGGGCCTGCGCTGGGCGATCGCCGGGCGCGACGAGATGAAGCTGCGGCGGCTGCGGGACCGGCTGCCCGCGGGCGCGGACATCGGCGTGCTGCGCGCCGACGCGTCCGGGCCGGCCGGGCTGCGCGAACTCGCCGGGCGGGCCCGGGTGGTGGCCACCACCGTGGGGCCGTACCTGCGGCACGGCGAGGAACTGGTCGCCGCCTGCGCGGACGCCGGGACGGACTATCTGGACCTGACCGGCGAGCCGGAGTTCGTGGACCTGATGTACGTACGGCACGACGCCCGCGCCCGGGAGACCGGCGCGCGCCTGGTGCACGCCTGTGGGTTCGACTCCGTACCGCACGATCTGGGCGTGTATTTCACGGTGAAACATCTGCCGGAGGGTGTGCCGCTGCGGGTGGACGGCTATGTCACGGCGGACGCGGCGTTCTCCGGCGGCACGCTGGCCTCGGCGCTGGACCAGTTCGCGCGCGGGCGCTCGATGCTGGCCGCCGCCCGCGACCGGGCCCGGCACGAGCCGCGGGGGTACGGGCGCCGGGTGAGCGCGCCGGCCGGGGCGCCGCGGTTCGCCCGGGAGGTCGGCGCGTGGGCGCTGCCGCTGCCCACCATCGACCCGCGGATCGTGAGCCGTTCGGCGCGGGCCCTCGACCGCTACGGCCCCGACTTCCGCTACCGGCACTTCGCGGCGGTCCGCCGGCTGCCGATCGCGCTCGGCGGGGCGGCCGCGGTCGGCGCGACGGTGGCCGCCGCCCAACTGCCGCCCGTGCGCCACTGGCTGTCCGGCCGGCTCGCGCCCGGCGAGGGGCCCAGCGCGGAGAAGCGGGCCGGGAGCTGGTTCAGGGTCCGCTTCGTCGGCGAGGGCGGCGGCCGCCGGGTCTACACGGAGGTCGCGGGCGGCGATCCCGGGTACGACGAGACCGCGAAGATGTTCGCCGAGGCCGCGCTGTGCCTCGCCCTCGACGATCTGCCGACGACATCCGGCCAGGTGACGACGGCCCAGGCGATGGGCGACGCGCTCACGGAGCGGCTGCGGGCGGCCGGGATCACCTTCCGGGTGGCCGCCGAGCGGTGA